Proteins encoded together in one Accipiter gentilis chromosome 16, bAccGen1.1, whole genome shotgun sequence window:
- the CLU gene encoding clusterin, which yields MALVLLSLLGLLIAWEGGQALVPPSELKQMSAAGSKYIDTEVENAINGVKQMKTLMDKTSKDHQAILHTLEETKRRKEEAVQLAREKEQQLAAKQEVCNETMLALWEECKPCLKHTCMRFYSRTCRSGSGLVGRQLEEFLNHSSPFSIWVNGERIDSLLERDQRQERQFEDLEERFGLLEDGVDDIFQDSTQVYSRMYPFFRAPFGSFREAFRPPVQHVRLPLRSGRFSRDLHPFFQHPHHSFHHLFQPLFEMTQRMLEEMQGSWEHPLGGFSSESRNFSDERMVCREIRRNSAGCLRMRDECEKCREILSVDCWQTDPAQSQLREQMEDALRLAERFTRRYDDLLRAFQAEMLNTTSLLDQLNSQFGWVSRLTNITQGTDGFLQVTTVLSKAPNLEDPSSPPDTQVTVQLFDSEPLSLTVPGDISWEDPRFMEIVAEQALQHYKQNTIE from the exons ATGGCGCTGGTGCTGCTCTCCCTGCTCGGCCTCCTGATCGCCTGGGAGGGGGGACAGGCCCTCGTCCCCCCCAGCGAGCTCAAGC aGATGTCGGCAGCCGGCAGCAAATACATCGACACGGAGGTGGAAAACGCCATCAACGGGGTGAAGCAGATGAAGACCCTCATGGACAAGACCAGTAAGGACCACCAAGCCATCCTGCACACCTTGGAGGAGAccaagaggaggaaggag GAGGCGGTGCAGCTGGCCcgggagaaggagcagcagctggcGGCGAAGCAGGAGGTGTGCAACGAGACGATGCTGGCGCTTTGGGAGGAGTGCAAGCCCTGCCTCAAGCACACCTGCATGCGCTTCTACTCCCGCACGTGCCGCAGCGGCTCGGGGCTGGTGGGGCGGCAG CTGGAGGAATTCCTCAACCATTCCTCACCCTTCTCCATCTGGGTGAACGGCGAGCGCATCGACTCGCTGCTGGAGCGGGACCAGCGGCAGGAGCGGCAGTTCGAGGACCTGGAAGAGCGTTTCGGGTTGCTGGAAGATGGGGTGGACGACATCTTCCAGGACAGCACCCAGGTGTACAGCCGCATGTATCCCTTCTTCCGAGCACCCTTTGGCAGCTTCCGCGAGGCGTTCCGACCCCCCGTCCAGCACGTCCGCCTGCCCCTGCGCAGCGGGAGGTTTTCCCGGGACCTGCATCCCTTCTTCCAGCATCCCCACCACAGCTTCCACCACCTCTTCCAGCCGCTCTTTGAGATGACGCAGCGAATGCTGGAGGAAATGCAGGGCAGCTGGGAGCACCCACTGGGTGGCTTTTCCTCAG AGTCTCGTAACTTCAGCGACGAGCGCATGGTGTGTCGGGAAATCCGGCGTAACTCGGCCGGCTGCCTGCGGATGCGGGATGAGTGCGAGAAATGCCGGGAGATCCTCTCCGTGG ACTGCTGGCAGACGGACCCTGCCCAGAGCCAGCTGCGGGAGCAGATGGAGGACGCGCTGCGCCTGGCCGAACGCTTCACCCGCCGTTACGACGACCTCCTCCGCGCCTTCCAAGCCGAGATGCTCAACACCACCAGCCTCCTGGACCAGCTCAACAGCCAGTTTGGCTGGGTCTCGCGTTTGACCAACATCACCCAAGGCACCGACGGCTTCCTCCAGGTCACCACG GTCCTCTCCAAGGCTCCCAACCTCGAAGACCCCTCGTCCCCCCCCGACACGCAGGTGACGGTGCAGCTCTTCGATTCGGAGCCGCTGTCCCTCACCGTGCCCGGGGACATCTCCTGGGAGGACCCCCGCTTCATGGAGATCGTGGCCGAGCAGGCGCTTCAGCACTACAAGCAAAATACCAT AGAGTAG